The proteins below are encoded in one region of Chrysemys picta bellii isolate R12L10 chromosome 4, ASM1138683v2, whole genome shotgun sequence:
- the DCLRE1B gene encoding 5' exonuclease Apollo isoform X2 gives MNGALIPGTPIAVDFWSIRKASHARVFFLSHMHSDHTVGLSSTWHRPIYCSPLTGRILHHRLKVAEHWIRPLEVGQSHLVALDEEPVLRNQKRIDVLYLDNTNCDPLGDLPSRQQATQQIKELIKAHPDHEVKIGVYSLGKESLLVDLALEFQTWIVVSPKRLEQMKVLGLVDVFTAEEGAGWIHGVDISEICWEAMINWNQQRPTIAILPTSRPVKIPHPSVHLVPYSDHSSFSELLEFVQWLKPCSIVPIVKRNVCLPYLEKYLSSNHKASPEPGIPESGQKFTQLRESREQQRATQQPVPTKDSFASAEKCTDWLEHFGGVTIGQQSSSEQPRDPNTRLQGGSMCCRGERKGIKVELCWLHGAQRQLFSAQPNTQTLARTQPLPPKDAGARTSQSSTEGTARSHTSSLSWQTGKRHTSRASPCQPPLQDWAPLTLASVQKKAAFPSHKQSLTCLQTEEFLPPGAAGDRVTLASWPSVASSHVARGLAEEYLLAPLNTLKQYSAESFDWQIENYFRREEGP, from the exons ATGAATGGAGCTCTCATCCCGGGCACGCCCATTGCAGTGGATTTTTGGAGCATCAGGAAAGCCAGCCATGCTCGCGTGTTCTTTCTCTCCCACATGCACTCTGACCACACAGTGGGGTTATCCAGCACCTGGCACCGGCCCATCTACTGCTCCCCCCTCACGGGGCGAATCCTGCACCACAGGCTGAAG GTGGCGGAGCACTGGATCCGGCCCCTGGAAGTGGGCCAGAGCCACCTGGTGGCCCTTGATGAG GAACCGGTGCTAAGGAACCAGAAACGAATTGATGTTCTCTACTTGGACAACACAAACTGCGACCCCCTGGGCGACCTGCCCTCCCGCCAGCAGGCCACCCAACAGATCAAAGAGCTGATCAAGGCCCACCCAGATCACGAGGTCAAGATTG GGGTCTACAGCCTGGGCAAAGAGTCGCTCTTGGTGGACTTGGCCTTAGAGTTTCAGACCTGGATTGTGGTGAGTCCCAAGAGACTGGAGCAGATGAAAGTGCTGGGCCTTGTGGACGTCTTCACTGCTGAGGAGGGGGCTGGCTGGATCCACGGTGTGGACATCTCTGAAATCTGCTGGGAAGCCATGATCAACTGGAACCAGCAGCGCCCCACCATTGCCATTCTCCCCACCAGCCGCCCAGTGAAGATCCCCCACCCCAGCGTTCACCTCGTGCCCTATTCAGACCACTCCTCCTTTTCGGAGCTGCTAGAGTTTGTACAGTGGCTGAAGCCCTGCTCCATAGTTCCAATTGTCAAGAGAAACGTGTGCCTGCCGTACTTGGAGAAATACCTGAGCTCCAACCACAAGGCGTCACCTGAGCCCGGAATTCCAGAGTCTGGGCAGAAGTTCACCCAGTTgagagagagcagggagcagcaaagagccacccagCAGCCTGTGCCTACGAAGGACTCCTTTGCATCCGCAGAGAAATGTACGGACTGGCTGGAGCATTTCGGGGGGGTGACGATTGGCCAGCAGAGCTCCTCAGAGCAGCCTAGGGACCCCAACACCCGTTTGCAAGGTGGCTCTATGTGttgcaggggagagagaaagggaatcAAAGTGGAGTTATGCTGGCTGCATGGTGCCCAGAGGCAGCTTTTTTCAGCACAGCCCAATACACAGACACTTGCCAGAACGCAGCCACTGCCACCCAAGGACGCCGGTGCCCGGACGTCCCAAAGTAGCACAGAGGGCACAGCACGGTCACACACGAGTTCTTTATCCTGGCAAACAGGAAAGAGACACACCTCCCGTGCCAGCCCATGCCAGCCTcccctgcaggactgggccccctTAACGCTGGCCTCTGTGCAGAAGAAGGCCGCTTTCCCCTCACACAAACAGAGTTTAACCTGCCTGCAGACTGAGGAATTTCttcccccaggagcagctggagaCCGTGTCACCCTGGCCAGCTGGCCCTCTGTGGCCAGCAGTCATGTTGCCCGTGGGCTTGCGGAGGAATATTTGCTTGCTCCATTAAACACCCTAAAGCAATACTCTGCGGAGAGCTTTGACTGGCAGATCGAAAACtatttcaggagagaggaggggcccTAA
- the DCLRE1B gene encoding 5' exonuclease Apollo isoform X3, producing the protein MPTTAPAQSCSSLRAPLVSSSTQEPVLRNQKRIDVLYLDNTNCDPLGDLPSRQQATQQIKELIKAHPDHEVKIGVYSLGKESLLVDLALEFQTWIVVSPKRLEQMKVLGLVDVFTAEEGAGWIHGVDISEICWEAMINWNQQRPTIAILPTSRPVKIPHPSVHLVPYSDHSSFSELLEFVQWLKPCSIVPIVKRNVCLPYLEKYLSSNHKASPEPGIPESGQKFTQLRESREQQRATQQPVPTKDSFASAEKCTDWLEHFGGVTIGQQSSSEQPRDPNTRLQGGSMCCRGERKGIKVELCWLHGAQRQLFSAQPNTQTLARTQPLPPKDAGARTSQSSTEGTARSHTSSLSWQTGKRHTSRASPCQPPLQDWAPLTLASVQKKAAFPSHKQSLTCLQTEEFLPPGAAGDRVTLASWPSVASSHVARGLAEEYLLAPLNTLKQYSAESFDWQIENYFRREEGP; encoded by the exons ATGCCAACCACTGCCCCGGCTCAGTCATGTTCCTCTTTGAGGGCCCCTTTGGTGTCATCCTCTACACAG GAACCGGTGCTAAGGAACCAGAAACGAATTGATGTTCTCTACTTGGACAACACAAACTGCGACCCCCTGGGCGACCTGCCCTCCCGCCAGCAGGCCACCCAACAGATCAAAGAGCTGATCAAGGCCCACCCAGATCACGAGGTCAAGATTG GGGTCTACAGCCTGGGCAAAGAGTCGCTCTTGGTGGACTTGGCCTTAGAGTTTCAGACCTGGATTGTGGTGAGTCCCAAGAGACTGGAGCAGATGAAAGTGCTGGGCCTTGTGGACGTCTTCACTGCTGAGGAGGGGGCTGGCTGGATCCACGGTGTGGACATCTCTGAAATCTGCTGGGAAGCCATGATCAACTGGAACCAGCAGCGCCCCACCATTGCCATTCTCCCCACCAGCCGCCCAGTGAAGATCCCCCACCCCAGCGTTCACCTCGTGCCCTATTCAGACCACTCCTCCTTTTCGGAGCTGCTAGAGTTTGTACAGTGGCTGAAGCCCTGCTCCATAGTTCCAATTGTCAAGAGAAACGTGTGCCTGCCGTACTTGGAGAAATACCTGAGCTCCAACCACAAGGCGTCACCTGAGCCCGGAATTCCAGAGTCTGGGCAGAAGTTCACCCAGTTgagagagagcagggagcagcaaagagccacccagCAGCCTGTGCCTACGAAGGACTCCTTTGCATCCGCAGAGAAATGTACGGACTGGCTGGAGCATTTCGGGGGGGTGACGATTGGCCAGCAGAGCTCCTCAGAGCAGCCTAGGGACCCCAACACCCGTTTGCAAGGTGGCTCTATGTGttgcaggggagagagaaagggaatcAAAGTGGAGTTATGCTGGCTGCATGGTGCCCAGAGGCAGCTTTTTTCAGCACAGCCCAATACACAGACACTTGCCAGAACGCAGCCACTGCCACCCAAGGACGCCGGTGCCCGGACGTCCCAAAGTAGCACAGAGGGCACAGCACGGTCACACACGAGTTCTTTATCCTGGCAAACAGGAAAGAGACACACCTCCCGTGCCAGCCCATGCCAGCCTcccctgcaggactgggccccctTAACGCTGGCCTCTGTGCAGAAGAAGGCCGCTTTCCCCTCACACAAACAGAGTTTAACCTGCCTGCAGACTGAGGAATTTCttcccccaggagcagctggagaCCGTGTCACCCTGGCCAGCTGGCCCTCTGTGGCCAGCAGTCATGTTGCCCGTGGGCTTGCGGAGGAATATTTGCTTGCTCCATTAAACACCCTAAAGCAATACTCTGCGGAGAGCTTTGACTGGCAGATCGAAAACtatttcaggagagaggaggggcccTAA
- the DCLRE1B gene encoding 5' exonuclease Apollo isoform X1, with protein MNGALIPGTPIAVDFWSIRKASHARVFFLSHMHSDHTVGLSSTWHRPIYCSPLTGRILHHRLKVAEHWIRPLEVGQSHLVALDEVGKTTMTVTLIDANHCPGSVMFLFEGPFGVILYTGDFRYTPTMLQEPVLRNQKRIDVLYLDNTNCDPLGDLPSRQQATQQIKELIKAHPDHEVKIGVYSLGKESLLVDLALEFQTWIVVSPKRLEQMKVLGLVDVFTAEEGAGWIHGVDISEICWEAMINWNQQRPTIAILPTSRPVKIPHPSVHLVPYSDHSSFSELLEFVQWLKPCSIVPIVKRNVCLPYLEKYLSSNHKASPEPGIPESGQKFTQLRESREQQRATQQPVPTKDSFASAEKCTDWLEHFGGVTIGQQSSSEQPRDPNTRLQGGSMCCRGERKGIKVELCWLHGAQRQLFSAQPNTQTLARTQPLPPKDAGARTSQSSTEGTARSHTSSLSWQTGKRHTSRASPCQPPLQDWAPLTLASVQKKAAFPSHKQSLTCLQTEEFLPPGAAGDRVTLASWPSVASSHVARGLAEEYLLAPLNTLKQYSAESFDWQIENYFRREEGP; from the exons ATGAATGGAGCTCTCATCCCGGGCACGCCCATTGCAGTGGATTTTTGGAGCATCAGGAAAGCCAGCCATGCTCGCGTGTTCTTTCTCTCCCACATGCACTCTGACCACACAGTGGGGTTATCCAGCACCTGGCACCGGCCCATCTACTGCTCCCCCCTCACGGGGCGAATCCTGCACCACAGGCTGAAG GTGGCGGAGCACTGGATCCGGCCCCTGGAAGTGGGCCAGAGCCACCTGGTGGCCCTTGATGAGGTTGGTAAAACGACCATGACGGTGACCCTGATAGATGCCAACCACTGCCCCGGCTCAGTCATGTTCCTCTTTGAGGGCCCCTTTGGTGTCATCCTCTACACAG GTGACTTTCGTTACACTCCCACCATGCTGCAGGAACCGGTGCTAAGGAACCAGAAACGAATTGATGTTCTCTACTTGGACAACACAAACTGCGACCCCCTGGGCGACCTGCCCTCCCGCCAGCAGGCCACCCAACAGATCAAAGAGCTGATCAAGGCCCACCCAGATCACGAGGTCAAGATTG GGGTCTACAGCCTGGGCAAAGAGTCGCTCTTGGTGGACTTGGCCTTAGAGTTTCAGACCTGGATTGTGGTGAGTCCCAAGAGACTGGAGCAGATGAAAGTGCTGGGCCTTGTGGACGTCTTCACTGCTGAGGAGGGGGCTGGCTGGATCCACGGTGTGGACATCTCTGAAATCTGCTGGGAAGCCATGATCAACTGGAACCAGCAGCGCCCCACCATTGCCATTCTCCCCACCAGCCGCCCAGTGAAGATCCCCCACCCCAGCGTTCACCTCGTGCCCTATTCAGACCACTCCTCCTTTTCGGAGCTGCTAGAGTTTGTACAGTGGCTGAAGCCCTGCTCCATAGTTCCAATTGTCAAGAGAAACGTGTGCCTGCCGTACTTGGAGAAATACCTGAGCTCCAACCACAAGGCGTCACCTGAGCCCGGAATTCCAGAGTCTGGGCAGAAGTTCACCCAGTTgagagagagcagggagcagcaaagagccacccagCAGCCTGTGCCTACGAAGGACTCCTTTGCATCCGCAGAGAAATGTACGGACTGGCTGGAGCATTTCGGGGGGGTGACGATTGGCCAGCAGAGCTCCTCAGAGCAGCCTAGGGACCCCAACACCCGTTTGCAAGGTGGCTCTATGTGttgcaggggagagagaaagggaatcAAAGTGGAGTTATGCTGGCTGCATGGTGCCCAGAGGCAGCTTTTTTCAGCACAGCCCAATACACAGACACTTGCCAGAACGCAGCCACTGCCACCCAAGGACGCCGGTGCCCGGACGTCCCAAAGTAGCACAGAGGGCACAGCACGGTCACACACGAGTTCTTTATCCTGGCAAACAGGAAAGAGACACACCTCCCGTGCCAGCCCATGCCAGCCTcccctgcaggactgggccccctTAACGCTGGCCTCTGTGCAGAAGAAGGCCGCTTTCCCCTCACACAAACAGAGTTTAACCTGCCTGCAGACTGAGGAATTTCttcccccaggagcagctggagaCCGTGTCACCCTGGCCAGCTGGCCCTCTGTGGCCAGCAGTCATGTTGCCCGTGGGCTTGCGGAGGAATATTTGCTTGCTCCATTAAACACCCTAAAGCAATACTCTGCGGAGAGCTTTGACTGGCAGATCGAAAACtatttcaggagagaggaggggcccTAA